One segment of Streptomyces roseifaciens DNA contains the following:
- a CDS encoding DUF47 domain-containing protein, protein MRFRLTPRETSFYDMFAASADNIVTGSKLLMELLGADTSARVEIAERMRAAEHAGDDATHAIFHQLNSSFITPFDREDIYALAGSLDDIMDFMEEAVDLVVLYQVEELPKGVEQQIEVLARAAELTAEAMPNLRTMTNLTEYWIEVNRLENQADQIHRKLLAQLFNGKYDAIEVLKLKQIVDVLEEAADAFEHVANTVETIAVKES, encoded by the coding sequence GTGCGCTTTCGTCTGACCCCCAGGGAGACGAGCTTCTACGACATGTTCGCCGCCTCCGCGGACAACATCGTCACGGGCTCCAAGCTCCTGATGGAACTGCTCGGAGCGGATACGTCCGCCCGGGTCGAGATCGCCGAGCGGATGCGCGCAGCGGAGCACGCGGGTGACGATGCGACGCACGCGATCTTCCACCAGCTGAACTCTTCGTTCATCACGCCGTTCGACCGCGAGGACATCTACGCCCTCGCCGGCTCGCTCGACGACATCATGGACTTCATGGAGGAGGCCGTCGACCTGGTCGTCCTGTACCAGGTCGAGGAGCTCCCCAAGGGCGTCGAGCAGCAGATCGAGGTCCTCGCGCGGGCCGCGGAGCTGACCGCCGAGGCCATGCCGAACCTGCGCACCATGACCAATCTCACGGAGTACTGGATCGAGGTGAACCGTCTGGAGAACCAGGCGGACCAGATCCACCGCAAGCTCCTGGCCCAGCTCTTCAACGGCAAGTACGACGCCATCGAGGTGCTGAAGCTCAAGCAGATCGTGGATGTGCTGGAAGAGGCGGCGGACGCGTTCGAGCACGTCGCCAATACGGTCGAGACCATCGCGGTCAAGGAGTCCTGA
- the pstA gene encoding phosphate ABC transporter permease PstA, whose product MSDVSIDQPLVADSAPQPRPVTLRQPRLPRWTPAAVAAGAIAAGCGIGLGAALSSRIQWGLIAGGLFVIVMYALAARVEGRRQAKDRLATSLVWVCFLLAVVPLVSLVWETVARGAKVLDGNFLTHSMAGVLTIQPGGGVYHAIIGTLEQVGIATAVAAPVGLLTAIYLVEYGRGRLAKAVTFFVDVMTGIPSIVAGLFILSFWILMLDFGYSGFAGSMALAILMMPVVVRSTEEMLKLVPNELREASLALGVPKWRTILKVVLPTAIGGIATGVTLAIARIAGESAPIVLLVFGSQVINNNPFEGAQSSLPYYIYEQWAAGNDASYDRAWAAALVLIAFVMILNLVARGIARWKAPKTHR is encoded by the coding sequence ATGAGCGACGTGAGCATCGACCAGCCGCTGGTCGCCGACAGCGCCCCGCAGCCGCGCCCCGTCACCCTGCGCCAGCCGCGCCTGCCGCGCTGGACCCCGGCCGCCGTCGCCGCCGGCGCGATCGCCGCGGGCTGCGGCATCGGCCTGGGCGCCGCGCTGAGCAGCCGGATCCAGTGGGGCCTGATAGCCGGCGGCCTCTTCGTCATCGTGATGTACGCGCTCGCGGCCCGCGTCGAGGGCCGCCGGCAGGCCAAGGACCGCCTCGCCACCAGCCTCGTCTGGGTCTGCTTCCTGCTCGCCGTCGTACCGCTGGTCTCGCTGGTCTGGGAGACCGTGGCCCGCGGCGCGAAGGTCCTCGACGGGAACTTCCTCACCCACTCCATGGCCGGGGTGCTGACCATCCAGCCCGGCGGCGGCGTCTACCACGCGATCATCGGCACCCTGGAGCAGGTCGGCATCGCCACGGCCGTCGCGGCCCCCGTCGGCCTGCTGACGGCGATCTACCTGGTCGAGTACGGCCGGGGCCGGCTGGCCAAGGCGGTGACGTTCTTCGTGGACGTCATGACGGGCATCCCGTCGATCGTCGCGGGCCTGTTCATCCTGAGCTTCTGGATCCTCATGCTCGACTTCGGCTACTCCGGCTTCGCCGGGTCGATGGCCCTGGCGATCCTGATGATGCCGGTCGTGGTCCGCTCGACCGAGGAGATGCTCAAGCTCGTCCCCAACGAGCTGCGCGAGGCCTCGCTGGCCCTGGGCGTGCCCAAGTGGCGCACGATCCTCAAGGTCGTGCTGCCCACGGCGATCGGCGGCATCGCCACCGGCGTCACCCTGGCCATCGCCCGTATCGCCGGCGAGTCCGCCCCGATCGTCCTCCTGGTCTTCGGCTCCCAGGTGATCAACAACAACCCCTTCGAAGGCGCCCAGTCCTCCCTGCCGTACTACATCTACGAGCAGTGGGCGGCCGGCAACGACGCCAGCTACGACCGCGCCTGGGCGGCGGCTCTCGTCCTCATCGCCTTCGTCATGATCCTCAACCTGGTGGCCCGCGGCATCGCCCGCTGGAAGGCCCCCAAGACCCATCGCTGA
- a CDS encoding metal-sensitive transcriptional regulator, which produces MTTTEAPPAGGDDAAATGTAAACHAEAPAGAGEHSGPHGYSHQKDQHLKRLRRIEGQIRGLQRMVEEDVYCIDILTQVSAGTKALQSFALQLLQEHLRHCVAQAAVKGGDEIDAKVAEASAAIARLLRT; this is translated from the coding sequence ATGACGACCACGGAAGCCCCCCCGGCCGGCGGCGACGACGCAGCGGCGACGGGCACGGCGGCCGCCTGCCACGCCGAGGCACCCGCCGGCGCCGGAGAGCATTCCGGCCCGCACGGCTACAGCCATCAGAAGGACCAGCACCTCAAGCGCCTGCGCCGGATCGAGGGCCAGATCCGCGGCCTCCAGCGCATGGTCGAGGAAGACGTCTACTGCATCGACATACTCACCCAGGTGTCGGCCGGGACGAAGGCACTGCAGTCCTTCGCCCTGCAGCTCCTGCAGGAGCACCTGCGGCACTGCGTCGCCCAGGCCGCGGTCAAGGGCGGGGACGAGATCGACGCCAAGGTCGCGGAGGCCAGCGCGGCGATCGCGCGCCTGCTGCGGACCTGA
- a CDS encoding inorganic phosphate transporter yields the protein MDTFALVVTIGVALGFTYTNGFHDSANAIATSVSTRALTPRAALAMAAVMNLAGAFLGSGVAKTVSEGLIESPVGDKGMGILFAALIGAIAWNLITWYFGLPSSSSHALFGGMVGAALAGGTGVIWSGVVEKIVIPMFVSPFVGLILGYLVMVAIMWMFRRANPHKAKRGFRIAQTVSAAGMALGHGLQDAQKTMGIVMMALVIGDVQAKGDAIPVWVKLSCAIMLSLGTYAGGWRIMRTLGRKIIELDPPQGFAAETTGASVMFTTAFMFHAPISTTHVITSAIMGVGATKRVNAVRWGVAKNIILGWFITMPAAAAVAALSYWVVNLAFG from the coding sequence GTGGACACCTTCGCTCTCGTCGTGACCATCGGGGTCGCGCTCGGCTTCACCTATACCAACGGCTTTCACGACTCCGCGAACGCCATCGCGACCTCGGTCTCCACGCGGGCGCTGACCCCGCGCGCGGCCCTCGCGATGGCGGCCGTGATGAACCTCGCCGGTGCCTTCCTGGGCAGCGGGGTGGCCAAGACGGTCAGCGAGGGCCTGATCGAGTCGCCGGTCGGTGACAAGGGGATGGGCATCCTCTTCGCGGCCCTGATCGGCGCGATCGCCTGGAACCTGATCACCTGGTACTTCGGCCTGCCCTCGTCCTCCTCGCACGCCCTCTTCGGCGGCATGGTGGGCGCGGCGCTCGCGGGCGGCACCGGCGTCATCTGGTCGGGCGTCGTCGAGAAGATCGTCATCCCGATGTTCGTCTCGCCCTTCGTCGGCCTGATCCTCGGCTATCTGGTGATGGTCGCGATCATGTGGATGTTCCGCCGGGCCAACCCGCACAAGGCCAAGCGCGGCTTCCGGATCGCGCAGACGGTCTCGGCGGCCGGCATGGCGCTCGGCCACGGTCTGCAGGACGCCCAGAAGACCATGGGCATCGTGATGATGGCGCTGGTCATCGGCGATGTGCAGGCCAAGGGCGACGCCATCCCGGTCTGGGTCAAGCTCTCCTGCGCGATCATGCTCTCGCTCGGCACCTACGCGGGCGGCTGGCGGATCATGCGGACGCTCGGCCGCAAGATCATCGAGCTGGACCCGCCGCAGGGCTTCGCGGCCGAGACCACCGGTGCGTCGGTCATGTTCACGACGGCCTTCATGTTCCACGCGCCGATCTCCACCACGCATGTGATCACCTCGGCGATCATGGGCGTCGGTGCGACCAAGCGGGTGAACGCGGTCCGCTGGGGCGTCGCCAAGAACATCATCCTGGGCTGGTTCATCACGATGCCGGCCGCGGCCGCCGTCGCTGCGCTCAGCTACTGGGTGGTCAACCTGGCCTTCGGTTAA
- the pstB gene encoding phosphate ABC transporter ATP-binding protein PstB, giving the protein MAKRIDVSGLSAYYGAHKAIDDISMTVEPRSVTAFIGPSGCGKSTFLRTLNRMHEVTPGGRVEGKVMLDDENLYGAGVDPVSVRRTVGMVFQRPNPFPTMSIYENVAAGIRLNGGRIRKSELDDVVEKSLQGANLWKEVKDRLNKPGAGLSGGQQQRLCIARAIAVEPQVLLMDEPCSALDPISTLAIEDLIGELKERFTIVIVTHNMQQAARVSDRTAFFNLAGVGQPGKLVEIDETARIFSNPSVQATEDYISGRFG; this is encoded by the coding sequence ATGGCCAAGCGAATCGACGTCAGCGGCCTCTCCGCGTACTACGGCGCCCACAAGGCCATCGACGACATCTCGATGACCGTCGAACCCCGCTCCGTGACCGCCTTCATCGGCCCCTCCGGCTGCGGCAAGTCCACCTTCCTGCGCACCCTGAACCGCATGCACGAGGTCACCCCCGGCGGCCGCGTCGAGGGCAAGGTGATGCTGGACGACGAGAACCTCTACGGCGCCGGCGTCGACCCGGTCTCCGTGCGCCGCACGGTCGGCATGGTCTTCCAGCGGCCGAACCCCTTCCCGACCATGTCGATCTACGAGAACGTGGCCGCGGGCATCCGGCTCAACGGCGGGCGCATCCGCAAGTCCGAGCTGGACGACGTGGTCGAGAAGTCCCTCCAGGGCGCGAACCTCTGGAAGGAGGTCAAGGACCGGCTGAACAAGCCGGGAGCGGGCCTCTCCGGCGGTCAGCAGCAGCGGCTGTGCATAGCCCGGGCGATCGCGGTGGAACCGCAGGTCCTGCTGATGGACGAGCCCTGCTCGGCGCTCGACCCGATCTCGACGCTCGCGATCGAGGATCTGATCGGGGAGCTGAAGGAGCGCTTCACGATCGTGATCGTCACGCACAACATGCAGCAGGCCGCGCGCGTCTCGGACCGCACCGCGTTCTTCAACCTGGCGGGCGTCGGCCAGCCGGGCAAGCTGGTCGAGATCGACGAGACGGCGAGGATCTTCTCCAACCCGTCGGTCCAGGCCACGGAGGACTACATCTCGGGCCGGTTCGGATAA
- the pstC gene encoding phosphate ABC transporter permease subunit PstC: MDITSATTAGSPAPPGKQRSSAATRPGDRIFLALSRGSGLLLLVIMAAIAVFLTVRATNALSHNEGSFFTTFEWNANATPPVFGIAVLAFGTIVSSLIAMLIAVPVAIGVALFISHYAPRRLATPLAYVIDLLAAVPSIVYGLWGALFLVPHLGGLYSWMNDYLGWTGIFEYNDGAARSLFTIGILLAIMILPIVTSVSREVFLQAPKMHEEAALALGATRWEVIRMAVLPFGRSGVISASMLGLGRALGETMAVATVLSPSFIIGTSLLDPGGGTFAQNIASSFKESGEIGKDALIASGLVLFVLTLLVNGAARMIIARRKEYSE, translated from the coding sequence ATGGACATAACCTCAGCCACCACGGCCGGCTCGCCGGCTCCTCCCGGCAAGCAGCGGTCGTCGGCCGCCACCCGCCCGGGCGACCGGATCTTCCTCGCCCTCTCCCGCGGCTCCGGCCTCCTGCTTCTGGTGATCATGGCCGCCATCGCGGTCTTCCTCACCGTCCGGGCCACCAATGCCCTCTCCCACAACGAAGGCAGCTTCTTCACCACCTTCGAGTGGAACGCCAACGCCACGCCGCCGGTCTTCGGCATCGCCGTCCTGGCCTTCGGCACCATCGTCAGCTCGCTGATCGCGATGCTCATCGCGGTGCCCGTCGCCATCGGCGTCGCGCTCTTCATCTCGCACTACGCCCCGCGCCGGCTCGCCACCCCGCTCGCGTACGTGATCGACCTGCTCGCCGCCGTGCCGTCCATCGTCTACGGCCTGTGGGGCGCCCTCTTCCTGGTGCCGCACCTGGGCGGCCTCTACAGCTGGATGAACGACTACCTCGGCTGGACCGGCATCTTCGAGTACAACGACGGCGCCGCCCGCTCCCTGTTCACCATCGGCATCCTGCTGGCGATCATGATCCTGCCGATCGTCACCAGCGTCAGCCGCGAGGTCTTCCTGCAGGCCCCGAAGATGCACGAGGAGGCCGCGCTCGCGCTCGGCGCCACCCGCTGGGAAGTCATCCGGATGGCCGTCCTCCCCTTCGGCCGCTCCGGCGTCATCAGCGCCTCGATGCTCGGCCTCGGCCGCGCCCTCGGCGAGACGATGGCCGTCGCGACCGTCCTCTCCCCCAGCTTCATCATCGGCACGAGCCTGCTGGACCCGGGCGGCGGCACGTTCGCGCAGAACATCGCGAGCAGCTTCAAGGAGTCCGGTGAGATCGGCAAGGACGCCCTGATCGCCTCCGGCCTCGTCCTCTTCGTCCTGACCCTGCTGGTCAACGGCGCGGCCCGGATGATCATCGCGCGTCGCAAGGAGTACTCGGAATGA